One window from the genome of Daphnia pulex isolate KAP4 chromosome 9, ASM2113471v1 encodes:
- the LOC124203150 gene encoding laminin subunit alpha-1-like isoform X1, with translation MDNNNRSILVWITILLLSAGSIQSQSRSSDYQPMNGVGEADGIGVGPSPSHHQDFSKPAQGLFPSVFNLAADADVTSNATCGQSASDGPEIYCRLVEHVYVREPQCGVCDDKDPEYRHPISNVIDGTNSRWQSPTLQNGRRFEWVTITLDLKQVFQVAYVVVKSAISPRPGNWILERSLDGVTFLPWQYYALSEAECISRYGIEPREGNPTYRSDSEVICTAFYSKLDPLEDGEIHTSLIKGRPGARLPSSELLDFTKARYVRLRLQKIRTLNADLMSKLSSKNLNSIGDQQQSEADRSLYQRLFYSIKDISIGGQCVCNGHASACPYHPEVERAQCRCEHNTCGSNCERCCPLFNQRPWKAGTMGEAAVCEQCQCHGHAQQCRYDPQVDRERRSLSIHNIFQGGGVCLNCTDFTTGINCEKCLDGYFRPAGSTLTAPCLPCGCHPEGSSGSSCSDGSIQDSNSGQCRCRVGFAGSKCDRCASGYHSFPNCEPCGCDTAGISDPGCRSPCQCKTNVEGERCDRCRPGFFDLRQDNPEGCSRCFCFDRSGRCVAADLGLTKISSKTGWLVTDLQGRRVVTPTAEPNEKDGQNNNRSRLSIANDDMADFESYYWLAPPDYLGKKLTAYSQTVKFQVAWVKARGDSAGKATKGPDVIMEGAGMKIGYGDRSYHRDSNTTISWTLRESKHWYHIPDTVADIVRRRRTEYKGEAVTKTQLMTVLNDLGRLLVRAKFHTDQIEGVLHDAELDVGSEESTSVERARGIEQCFCPPGYAGLSCEDCAFGYVRRNSSRRGEFECLACQCNGHAATCQVDDLTACSPCLHNAVGRQCDACATGYHGDARSGGSCKRCRCPLDTPVTNNFSPTCLTTGPDTYVCDQCPPGYEGHHCQRCADGYYGNPLVAGGFCQPCDCSSNQEIGSSDWCDRLTGQCLKCKTGTAGQACQLCATGYYGNATEGTCQECRCYSQGSASNQCDLETGQCQCRDRFVGKHCNRCRDGYGDIEAGCRDCQCDLVGSLTASTCDVQTGQCNCKPGVGTLACNQCLEDHYDFSINGCQGCNCNQSGSERKTCNIITGQCECRPNVMGLKCDQCQVGYWNLISGRGCQPCGCDGTGAVDRTCHPTTGACYCLPGVGGQSCDRCLPGFFGFSSSGCKECEPCDKPGHICDPDTGRCVCPTGTEGPQCQTCVAGAWNHHPLKGCKTCNCHAQGSRSSQCEQSTGACSCRPGFAGMQCDRCIQPGFYGFPMCQRCDCHPTGTDTLNTNGHCHQQDGQCPCKANVMGRRCDTCKDSTFGLLQVGPASTETDQQQHQHQELMTRHSFDDGGCTPCFCFGRSSSCTQAQLFWSQMKMEGSRGLMITYDPPGPDAPNNIANPNQFPVNTQEICYINLALPGDGQLQFKTGETQLNVTNNLRIVPDVRGDVMIGVSQFFDTPLYWQLPGSFSGDRTTSYNGLLRFTVTNHGGSTLFPDNILATYPLVQIQGNRKIILEYYPHAPHPNGRYQVRLHESLWRMKNNPQAKVSRAMMMVALQNVQHILIRATDSMDRIKAELKDVSLEVALPASPTNSTTHRNSPALARGVETCQCPLEYTGGSCQDPHRGYYRRFKYDYVSSTVLIDLVGDAQPCHCNGRSETCDRETGRCTNCRESTTGDHCQQCAKGFYGEPNQPGGCRPCACPSTDRNFADSCQLLRNGSQSCQCARGFRGDRCQKCDYGYYGNPSQGVACQPCLCNVNGSVSDECHELTGHCNCKPGITGRDCTYCAPRHVISPTGCTSCQDGCTGALFAEVDEMASMIARFNVTEYVPLPWTGLFYQQNLTVLLEQTLVERREEYQITDRLLTGPNILPLAQITLQRAKEMESLAERFQTEAADLQPVCLESQESSILVSSILEEIIAYLKNYAIGETPSVNINKALAEAENHWTYIQSIDVTARKSNAARELERSRNLLNSLGNLFDDGSDTAQVRDHLEGFKIRLDDLETYIYKSRNSTEAAFQSLSFSNATLDSIRRSIAEITGKSTQMDVDLNLARKQNVNATLAISRARAGFQGLTTLLEQLKGKKAQCSSRESELSRLNPEYKKKYVQAAQVHANHLWKQAQGLFNQFNATRDVADHPLQAANAYKSIVEALKLARQAAEAAGEAAETAYGRAYPDDVDLSLVEQARISRDKSRDFVQRSERLKTVVSSHKEQLKGEQIKLDSVDSILKKAKSINDETSTHLDKLPQVRDKAKAAVEKSTDALGKSNVVSKQIMDTKAQIDSDLRVRLLAMQNGRNVGLGNIPKLVDDARKNMKHLDAKMTHLTKKNFEFRSINSSVSLKLDELRKKIIRAKQAASSIRVSLSGNSGSCARSFTPPLQPSSVSSIMLTFALNHKDRDSLLFYMPATKKHGNDQETDFLAVEMLDRQIRFLWNAGGGTTVLSHPLKLQPSPDDLSDDSRWYKIEAERTGNVGSLRVRPVKPENDRDIEGVTVTGAGPARFTKIDLTTGDKLYIGRVPDNAPTDLKTSKFSGHLHQLWYDGQPVGLWNFMSTSAAGCSPSMEGAQEAKDESSFRFNGQGYAELAQIPRYDSRQYSITFSFKSLDENALLFLAINETHLGQYISLELTEGLIRYQVRYGSGYEMSLQSRQKYNTGQWVKVEASRVLIRGVETALLKVADDEELSAAPFNFGVPDLELEEAKLYVGGLPPDVSISPDLMGSVPGSFLGCMKDLQVVAFGMNPLQGSFYGVEASCGSQTINKIVAFAGTGYIQLRAARPTGRDMNFGLSFKTEMPEGILFFSAPIPAESSDEPANDEELPIRLPLKSDKEADMMSLTIRQGKLDARFRSSAAEVVSITSSGVYNDGQFHNVVVVRTGRKVEVLVDDISIGTIRLARQVGGSSSSGAYSGSDYSHLMLGGVRPEWLSMASDFIGTQHSFTGCIADLSFNNQLVDLSYPVRHSAAAVGRCQHVPVPRVLEERMQANENALASCREVPQYTIEGRAFKFGDAPNSHVMISANRKELHNSFNFTMDFRTHYPNGLLLFSSQMKQKKAANYLLAALKNGKVVVSLHGRRKEDLISAGSVNDGHWHRVHIVKDKRKVVVMLDDFAPLRAKAPNKLQLDGQLFVGGLPESSPLLDNAAAEGFKGCIRNLNLNGRSHDLASSKNVIQRVGQCFAHVETGSYFPGDAYAVYSEDFRVGAMADIQLEFRTTELNGVLLSVSERKGSPSLSLAIDDGTIVFAVDMGDNRTFSVSQSFASPYQLCDNRWHSVKANYVENALTLKVDHQDEQYGFSSNGHVKEAKTRNPLFIGGLPELEPQGALRVRDNFKGCIRNVVIRGEIKDWTDMARLNNVLLNACPTN, from the exons atggataataataatcgatCGATCCTTGTTTGGATTACGATCCTTCTGCTGTCGGCCGGTTCGATTCAAAGTCAAAGCCGGAGCTCag ATTATCAGCCAATGAACGGAGTGGGCGAAGCGGACGGGATCGGCGTCGGTCCGTCTCCATCACATCATCAAGATTTCTCGAAACCGGCCCAAGGTTTATTCCCGTCCGTGTTCAACTTGGCGGCCGACGCCGATGTGACATCCAACGCCACATGCGGACAGTCGGCGTCCGACGGCCCGGAAATCTACTGCAGGCTGGTCGAGCACGTCTACGTCCGGGAACCCCAATGCgga GTATGCGACGATAAAGACCCCGAGTACCGTCATCCCATCAGCAACGTGATCGACGGAACCAACAGCCGGTGGCAAAGTCCCACGCTGCAGAACGGCCGACGCTTCGAATGGGTCACCATCACCCTCGACCTCAAACAG gttttccAAGTGGCTTACGTCGTCGTCAAATCGGCCATCTCTCCGCGACCGGGCAATTGGATATTGGAGCGCTCGCTAGATGGCGTCACTTTCCTTCCTTGGCAGTACTACGCCTTGAGCGAAGCCGAATGTATTTCCCg GTACGGAATCGAACCCCGGGAAGGTAATCCGACCTACAGGAGCGACAGTGAAGTCATCTGCACGGCATTTTATTCCAAGCTGGATCCCCTGGAAGATGGAGAA ATTCACACGTCGCTGATCAAAGGACGGCCAGGAGCCCGTCTTCCGTCTTCCGAGCTGCTGGACTTCACCAAGGCCCGATACGTCCGCCTGCGGCTGCAGAAGATCCGGACGCTCAATGCCGATCTGATGAGCAAATTGTCCAGCAAGAACCTCAACAGCATCGGcgaccagcagcagtcggAAGCGGATCGATCCCTCTACCAGCGGCTCTTTTATTCCATCAAGGACATTTCCATCGGCGGCCAGTGCGTCTGCAACGGACACGCTTCCGCCTGCCCCTACCACCCGGAAGTGGAGCGGGCCCAGTGTCGCTGCGAGCACAACACCTGCGGATCCAACTGCGAGCGCTGCTGTCCGCTCTTCAACCAGCGGCCCTGGAAGGCCGGTACTATGGGCGAGGCGGCCGTTTGCGAGCAGTGCCAGTGCCACGGGCACGCCCAGCAGTGCCGCTACGACCCGCAGGTGGACAGGGAGCGCCGGAGTCTGTCGATCCACAACATTTTCCAGGGCGGAGGCGTTTGCCTCAACTGCACCGACTTCACGACGGGCATCAACTGCGAAAAATGCCTGGACGGATACTTCCGCCCGGCCGGATCCACTCTTACCGCTCCTTGCCTTCCGTGCGGATGTCATCCGGAAGGATCCAGCGGATCTTCCTGCAGTGACGGATCGATTCAGGACTCGAATTCCGGACAGTGTCGTTGCCGAGTCGGATTCGCCGGAAGCAAATGCGATCGATGCGCTTCCGGCTACCACAGTTTCCCCAATTGCGAGCCGTGCGGATGCGATACGGCCGGAATATCCGATCCGGGCTGTCGGTCCCCCTGCCAGTGCAAGACGAACGTCGAGGGCGAAAGATGCGACCGATGCCGGCCCGGATTCTTCGACCTCCGCCAAGACAATCCGGAAGGATGTTCGCGTTGCTTTTGCTTCGATCGCTCCGGCCGCTGCGTGGCCGCCGACCTGGGCCTGACCAAAATCAGCAGCAAGACGGGCTGGCTGGTGACGGACCTGCAGGGCCGGCGGGTGGTGACCCCGACGGCCGAGCCCAACGAGAAGGACggccaaaacaacaaccggaGTCGACTGTCCATCGCCAACGACGACATGGCCGACTTTGAGAGCTACTACTGGCTGGCCCCGCCCGACTACCTGGGCAAGAAACTGACGGCCTACTCGCAGACGGTCAAATTCCAAGTGGCATGGGTCAAGGCTCGCGGCGATTCGGCCGGCAAGGCCACCAAAGGGCCGGACGTGATCATGGAAGGTGCCGGGATGAAGATTGGCTACGGGGATCGATCCTACCACCGCGACAGCAACACGACCATCAGCTGGACGCTCCGGGAGTCGAAGCACTGGTACCACATACCGGACACGGTGGCCGACATTGTCAGACGCAGACGGACCGAGTACAAGGGCGAGGCCGTCACCAAAACTCAGCTGATGACGGTCCTCAACGACCTCGGCCGGCTCCTGGTCCGCGCCAAATTCCACACGGACCAAATTGAAGGAGT GTTGCACGATGCGGAATTGGATGTCGGATCTGAAGAGTCGACGAGTGTTGAACGGGCCAGAGGGATCGAACAATGTTTCTGCCCGCCGGGCTATGCTGGACTCTCTTGCGAGGATTGCGCCTTCGGTTACGTCCGTCGCAACAGCAGCCGGCGCGGTGAATTCGAATGTCTGGCCTGTCAGTGCAACGGCCACGCGGCCACTTGCCAAGTCGACGACCTGACGGCCTGCAGTCCGTGCCTGCACAATGCGGTGGGCCGCCAGTGCGACGCCTGCGCCACCGGATACCACGGAGACGCCCGTTCCGGCGGCAGCTGCAAAAGGTGCCGCTGCCCCCTAGACACTCCCGTCACCAACAATTTCAGCCCGACCTGCCTCACGACCGGACCTGACACTTACGTCTGCGATCAATGTCCGCCCGGCTACGAAGGCCACCACTGTCAACG GTGCGCTGACGGTTACTACGGTAATCCGCTGGTGGCCGGCGGATTCTGCCAGCCGTGCGACTGCAGCAGCAACCAGGAAATCGGGTCGTCGGATTGGTGCGACAGACTGACTGGCCAGTGCCTGAAGTGCAAAACGGGAACGGCCGGTCAGGCTTGCCAGTTGTGCGCTACCGGTTACTATGGCAACGCTACCGAAGGCACCTGCCAAG AGTGCCGCTGCTACAGCCAAGGCTCGGCCAGCAACCAGTGCGACCTGGAGACGGGCCAGTGCCAATGCCGGGATCGTTTCGTCGGCAAACATTGCAATCGCTGCAGG gaTGGATATGGAGACATTGAGGCCGGCTGCCGGGACTGCCAGTGCGACTTGGTGGGCTCACTGACGGCCTCGACTTGCGACGTCCAAACGGGTCAATGCAACTGCAAGCCGGGCGTCGGCACACTCGCCTGCAATCAGTGCCTGGAAGACCATTACGATTTCTCCATTAACGGCTGTCAAg GGTGCAATTGCAATCAATCAGGGTCGGAGAGGAAGACGTGCAACATCATCACGGGCCAGTGCGAATGCCGGCCCAACGTCATGGGCCTCAAGTGCGACCAGTGCCAA gtTGGATACTGGAATCTAATCTCTGGCCGGGGATGTCAGCCGTGCGGATGCGACGGGACCGGAGCTGTCGACCGGACTTGCCATCCCACCACTGGCGCCTGCTATTGTCTGCCCGGCGTCGGCGGACAGTCGTGCGATAGGTGCCTCCCCGGATTCTTCGGATTCTCATCGTCCGGCTGCAAag aaTGTGAACCGTGCGATAAACCGGGCCATATTTGCGATCCGGACACGGGACGATGCGTCTGCCCAACCGGAACTGAAGGCCCACAATGTCAGACCTGCGTCGCCGGAGCCTGGAACCACCATCCACTCAAAGGCTGCAaa ACTTGCAATTGCCACGCCCAGGGATCTCGGTCCAGCCAGTGCGAGCAATCGACGGGCGCTTGTTCGTGCCGTCCAGGATTCGCCGGAATGCAATGCGACCGCTGCATCCAGCCCGGCTTTTACGGCTTCCCCATGTGCCAGCGCTGCGACTGCCACCCGACGGGCACCGACACTCTCAACACCAACGGCCACTGCCACCAGCAGGACGGCCAGTGCCCGTGCAAGGCCAACGTCATGGGCCGTCGCTGCGACACTTGTAAGGACTCGACGTTCGGATTACTCCAAGTCGGCCCAGCATCAACCGAGAcggaccaacaacaacatcaacaccAGGAGCTGATGACTAGACATTCATTCGACGATGGCGGATGCACACCTTGCTTCTGCTTCGGACGCTCGTCCAGCTGCACCCAGGCCCAGCTCTTTTGGTCCCAG atGAAGATGGAAGGAAGTCGAGGGTTAATGATTACGTACGACCCGCCCGGCCCGGATGCGCCTAATAACATAGCCAATCCCAACCAGTTTCCAGTCAACACCCAGGAAATTTGTTACATCAAC TTGGCATTACCTGGGGACGGCCAACTTCAATTCAAGACGGGAGAAACGCAGTTGAACGTGACCAACAATTTGCGGATCGTTCCGGACGTTCGAGGTGACGTCATGATCGGAGTCAGTCAATTTTTCGACACTCCGCTCTACTGGCAGTTGCCCGGCTCCTTCTCCGGCGACCGGACCACCTCCTACAACGGCCTGCTCCGCTTCACGGTGACCAATCACGGCGGGTCGACTCTGTTCCCGGACAACATCCTGGCCACTTATCCGCTGGTTCAGATCCAGGGCAACCGCAAGATCATCCTGGAATATTATCCGCACGCTCCGCACCCCAACGGCCGCTACCAAGTCCG ATTGCACGAAAGTCTGTGGCGGATGAAAAATAATCCGCAAGCCAAAGTCAGCCGGGCCATGATGATGGTGGCCTTGCAGAATGTCCAGCACATTTTGATCAGAGCCACCGACTCGATGGATCGAATCAAAGCCGAACTCAAAGACGTCAGCCTGGAAGTGGCCCTTCCGGCCTCTCCGACCAATTCCACCACCCACCGGAACAGCCCGGCCCTGGCCAGAGGAGTTGAAACGTGCCAGTGTCCATTAGAATACACCGGAGGCTCCTGTCAGGATCCCCATCGGGGATACTATCGCCGATTCAAGTACGACTACGTGTCCAGCACGGTGCTGATCGACCTGGTGGGTGACGCCCAGCCTTGCCACTGCAACGGCCGGAGTGAAACTTGCGACAGGGAGACTGGGCGGTGCACCAACTGCCGGGAAAGTACCACGGGAGATCATTGCCAGCAGTGCGCCAAGGGCTTTTACGGCGAACCCAACCAGCCGGGCGGATGCCGGCCGTGCGCCTGCCCGTCGACGGACCGCAATTTCGCCGACTCGTGCCAACTGTTGCGCAACGGCTCGCAGAGTTGCCAGTGCGCCCGGGGATTCCGCGGCGACCGCTGCCAGAAATGCGACTACGGATATTACGGGAATCCCAGTCAGGGCGTGGCCTGTCAACCGTGCCTCTGCAACGTCAACGGGAGCGTCAGCGACGAATGCCACGAGCTGACTGGCCACTGCAACTGCAAGCCGGGCATTACCGGACGCGATTGCACTTACTGCGCTCCCCGCCACGTCATCAGCCCCACCGGATGTACCT CTTGCCAGGATGGTTGCACCGGGGCGCTGTTTGCCGAAGTGGATGAGATGGCCAGCATGATTGCCCGTTTCAACGTGACGGAATACGTTCCACTGCCATGGACGGGCCTGTTTTACCAGCAAAACTTGACGGTCCTGCTGGAACAGACTTTGGTGGAACGGCGGGAAGAGTACCAGATCACAGACCGGCTCCTAACCGGCCCCAACATCCTCCCCTTGGCTCAAATAACTCTGCAACGAGCCAAGGAGATGGAATCGCTGGCCGAACGGTTCCAGACGGAAGCCGCTGATTTACAGCCCGTCTGCCTAGAGTCCCAAGAGTCTTCCATTTTAGTGTCCAGCATCTTGGAAG AAATCATCGCCTATTTGAAGAACTACGCCATTGGCGAGACGCCGTCCGTCAACATCAACAAAGCGCTGGCCGAAGCCGAGAATCACTGGACGTACATTCAGTCGATTGACGTCACGGCCAGGAAATCCAACGCGGCCCGCGAGCTGGAACGCAGCCGCAATTTGCTCAATAGCCTCGGGAACCTGTTTGACGACGGCAGCGACACGGCCCAGGTGAGGGATCACCTGGAAGGCTTCAAAATCCGACTGGACGACCTGGAAACGTACATTTACAAGAGCCGCAACTCGACCGAAGCT GCGTTCCAGTCTTTGTCGTTTAGTAACGCCACGCTGGACTCTATCCGTCGATCCATTGCGGAAATCACCGGCAAATCGACTCAGATGGATgtcgatttgaatttggcgcgtAAACAGAACGTGAATGCTACGCTGGCCATTAGCCGTGCCCGGGCGGGTTTCCAGGGATTGACGACGTTACTGGAACAGCTGAAGGGCAAGAAAGCCCAGTGCTCGTCCAGGGAGAGCGAACTGAGCCGTTTGAACCCGgaatacaagaaaaagtaCGTCCAGGCGGCCCAGGTGCACGCCAATCATTTGTGGAAACAGGCCCAGGGGCTTTTCAATCAGTTCAACGCCACCAGGGACGTGGCCGACCATCCGCTCCAGGCGGCCAACGCCTACAAGTCGATCGTCGAGGCCCTCAAACTGGCCCGGCAAGCGGCCGAAGCGGCCGGCGAGGCTGCCGAAACGGCCTACGGGCGAGCCTATCCAGACGATGTGGACTTGTCGCTGGTGGAGCAGGCCAGGATTTCCAGGGATAAAAGCCGGGACTTTGTCCAGCGATCGGAGCGTCTCAAAACGGTCGTGTCCAGTCACAAGGAGCAGCTGAAAGGGGAGCAGATCAAATTGGATTCGGTGGACTCGATCCTGAAAAAGGCCAAGTCCATCAACGATGAGACCAGCACCCACCTGGACAAGTTGCCCCAGGTCCGCGACAAAGCCAAGGCGGCCGTCGAGAAATCGACGGACGCCCTGGGCAAATCCAACGTCGTTTCCAAGCAAATAATGGACACTAAGGCCCAAATCGATTCAGACCTCAGAGTCCGTCTGCTGGCCATGCAAAACGGCCGCAATGTCGGCCTGGGAAACATCCCCAAACTCg TTGACGACGCCCGGAAGAATATGAAACACCTGGACGCCAAGATGACGCATTTGACTAAAAAGAATTTCGAATTCCGGTCCATCAATTCCAGCGTGTCGTTGAAGCTGGACGAGTTGCGCAAGAAGATCATCCGGGCCAAACAGGCGGCCTCCAGCATCCGCGTTTCTCTCTCTGGCAATTCCGGCTCGTGCGCCAGGAGTTTCACTCCACCGCTGCAGCCCAGCAGCGTGTCCAGCATCATGCTGACGTTCGCCTTGAACCACAAGGATCGCGACTCGTTGCTCTTTTACATGCCGGCCACCAAGAAGCACGGCAACGACCAGGAGACGGACTTTTTGGCCGTCGAGATGCTGGACCGTCAGATCCGGTTCCTCTGGAACGCTGGCGGAGGCACCACCGTCCTCAGTCATCCGCTCAAACTCCAGCCCAGCCCTGACGACCTGTCGGACGATTCCCGTTGGTACAAGATCGAAGCCGAGCGGACGGGCAACGTCGGATCGCTCCGGGTGCGGCCAGTCAAACCGGAAAACGATCGGGACATTGAAGGAGTGACGGTGACTGGTGCCGGACCTGCCCGTTTCACTAAAATCGACCTAACGACGGGCGACAAGCTCTACATCGGTCGGGTGCCGGACAACGCCCCGACGGACCTGAAGACGAGCAAATTCAGCGGCCACCTGCACCAATTGTGGTACGACGGCCAGCCGGTGGGTCTGTGGAATTTCATGTCGACCAGCGCCGCCGGATGCAGTCCGTCGATGGAAGGCGCCCAGGAGGCCAAAGACGAGTCGTCGTTCCGTTTCAACGGCCAGGGATACGCCGAGCTGGCCCAGATCCCGCGTTACGATTCCCGCCAGTACAGCATCACCTTCAGTTTCAAGTCCCTGGACGAGAACGCTCTACTCTTCCTGGCCATCAACGAGACTCACCTGGGCCAGTACATTAGCCTGGAGCTGACGGAAGGATTGATCCGCTACCAGGTCCGCTACGGGTCCGGCTATGAGATGTCGCTGCAGAGCCGCCAAAAGTACAACACTGGGCAGTGGGTCAAAGTGGAAGCGTCCAGGGTCCTCATCCGCGGAGTGGAGACGGCCCTGCTCAAAGTGGCGGACGACGAGGAACTCTCGGCCGCTCCTTTCAATTTCGGAGTGCCCGACCTGGAACTGGAAGAAGCCAAACTCTACGTCGGCGGATTGCCGCCGGATGTCAGCATTTCGCCGGACCTGATGGGCTCCGTTCCGGGCTCCTTCCTGGGCTGCATGAAGGACCTCCAGGTGGTGGCCTTTGGCATGAATCCACTCCAGGGATCCTTTTACGGAGTGGAAGCCTCGTGCGGATCGCAGACCATCAACAAGATCGTGGCCTTTGCCGGAACTGGATACATTCAACTCCGGGCCGCCAGACCTACCGGCCGTGACATGAATTTCGGGTTGAGCTTCAAAACGGAAATGCCCGAAGGCATTTTGTTCTTCTCCGCACCGATTCCGGCC GAATCCAGCGATGAGCCGGCCAATGATGAAGAGTTGCCCATTCGATTGCCTTTGAAAAGTGACAAGGAGGCGGACATGATGTCGCTGACGATCCGCCAGGGCAAACTGGACGCTCGATTCCGTTCCAGTGCGGCCGAGGTCGTGTCCATCACTTCCAGCGGAGTTTACAACGACGGCCAGTTCCACAATGTGGTGGTGGTCCGCACCGGAAGAAAAGTCGAAGTCCTGGTCGACGACATTTCCATCGGGACGATCCGGCTGGCCCGTCAAGTGGGCGGATCATCTTCTTCCGGCGCTTATTCCGGCTCGGATTACTCCCACTTGATGCTGGGAGGCGTCCGTCCCGAGTGGCTGTCGATGGCTTCCGATTTTATCGGCACCCAGCACTCGTTCACCGGATGCATTGCGGATTTGAGCTTCAACAACCAACTGGTGGACCTGAGCTACCCCGTCCGGCACTCGGCGGCCGCCGTCGGGCGATGCCAGCACGTGCCAGTGCCTCGGGTGCTGGAAGAGCGGATGCAGGCCAACGAGAACGCCCTGGCCTCGTGCCGGGAAGTACCCCAGTACACGATCGAGGGGCGGGCCTTTAAATTCGGTGACGCCCCCAACAGTCACGTGATGATTTCGGCCAATCGCAAGGAACTGCACAACAGTTTCAACTTCACCATGGACTTCCGCACTCACTACCCCAACGGCCTGTTGCTCTTTTCATCC cagatGAAACAGAAGAAGGCGGCCAATTATTTGCTGGCGGCCCTGAAGAACGGCAAAGTGGTGGTCAGTTTGCACGGCCGCCGGAAGGAGGACTTGATTTCAGCCGGAAGCGTCAACGACGGCCATTGGCATCGAGTCCACATTGTCAAGGACAAGCGCAAAGTCGTCGTCATGCTGGACGATTTCGCTCCTCTGAGAGCCAAGGCGCCCAACAAGTTGCAGCTGGACGGCCAGCTGTTTGTCGGCGGCCTGCCGGAGAGTTCGCCGCTGCTGGACAACGCGGCTGCCGAGGGCTTCAAGGGCTGCATCCGCAACTTGAACCTGAACGGCCGCTCGCACGACCTGGCCAGCAGCAAGAACGTGATCCAGCGGGTGGGCCAGTGCTTCGCCCACGTCGAGACGGGCTCCTACTTCCCCGGCGACGCCTACGCCGTCTATAGCGAGGACTTCCGCGTCGGGGCCATGGCCGACATCCAGCTGGAATTCCGGACGACCGAATTGAACGGAGTTTTGCTCAGCGTCTCTGAGCGCAAAGGTTCACCGTCCTTGTCACTGGCCATCGACGACGGAACG ATTGTTTTCGCCGTGGACATGGGTGACAATCGAACTTTTTCCGTCAGCCAGAGCTTCGCGTCTCCGTACCAGCTGTGCGACAACCGTTGGCACTCGGTCAAGGCCAACTACGTCGAAAACGCCCTCACGCTCAAGGTGGACCACCAGGATGAGCAGTACGGATTCTCCAGCAACGGACACGTCAAGGAGGCCAAGACCCGCAATCCGCTCTTCATCGGCGGCCTGCCCG AACTGGAGCCGCAAGGGGCGCTGCGAGTGCGCGACAACTTCAAGGGCTGCATCCGCAACGTGGTGATCCGCGGCGAGATCAAGGACTGGACCGACATGGCCCGGCTCAACAACGTCCTCCTTAACGCCTGTCCCACTAACTAA